Part of the Pseudobdellovibrionaceae bacterium genome is shown below.
ACTTGAAGGTGGAATTGGTATGAAATACGTTTTTGGAAATCGCCGTTTGCGTAAAGTAAAAAAGCAAAAAGACTAACGGGTTTGTATTGGGTTTAATTAACCTTCGGGTAGTTGTGAAAGAGTAAATACTCTCGCAAAACATCCAGTTGCGGCGTGGGCAAAAAGTAAATCCGGGTCAGTGTTTCATCTGCGGAAACCGACTTACACGGCATAGTGAGCGCGTTTTTAGCTGAAAACTTCAACACGATTTCAAACTCTTTCATGGGTCGGGTGGGAAGCGCGTTTTTTAATCGACACCCTCCCATAGAAATATCAACAGTTTCATTGTTGAGTATGTAGCCTAAAAAATTCACTTCCAAAGGGATGCATGCCGAATATCTTTGGCTGCGGCGAAGATCTAAAGGGGCATCGTCGGAGATGATAGGGGCCTTATCTGGTGGTGGCGCTGGTTTTTGCAAGCGCACGGACCCGGCCTGCGGTTTCTGTAGAGTTGAAACATTGGCAATGTTTTCCCATTTGGCCATACCGGGGCGCCAAAAGTACCAAAGGGGAACATCTGACGACTTAATTGAAGAGACAATGGCCTGAAATTGGGTGAGGTTCAGGTTCTCAATAACGGTTTGAGCACCTCTGTGGTAAAGGCACCAAATGCTTTCTAAAAGGCTTTTTTCCGTACCCATGCTTCTATGAAAACATATTCACTGAAATCAGGTAAGGGTTTTTCTAAATTCAGAGAGTGAGCTCCTGGTTGTGACGCTATGCTTTTTCAGGATCAATCACGCCAAGCTTGCCTTCAATGGTGAGATTTGATTAATAGAAGGCGTAACTCACTCAATAAAGAGGATAACTTATGAGTCAGCATAAAAAATCGGAACGTCGTAAAGAAATGGACCGTCGCCGCCGCCGTCGTCGTAAGCGTTTAAAAGAGCGCCAAAAACAAGAACGGGCGAAATGGGAAGGCAAGGGCTCTTAAGGAGCCCTTTCTTTTTATATCGCGGGCACTAGTCCTTATCGCCTTCAGCCTCCACCTGCTTTAAAAACTCATCCATATCCATGTTTTTTAGTTGAACCACGGCGCGTTCCAGTTGGTCGGCAGGCAGGGCTCCACTGACCATATCCACGACCATTTTATCCCTGATAGCAATGAGAGTGGGTATGCTACGAATTTGAAAATAGGCCGCCAGTTTTTGCTCCACTTCCGTATTGACCTTGCCAAAGACCACGTCGGGGAATTTCTCAGATACGGCCTCGAACACGGGTCCAAATATTCGGCAGGGTCCACACCATGGTGCCCAGAAGTCCACAAGCACAATGCTGTTTTCATCCAAGGTTTTTCGAAAATTTCCGTCATTTAACTCTATCGTGGCCATGAAAATCTCCTCAACTTCAGGTCATTTGATTGGTTCACAAAGCTTGTTAAACGTTCATTATTAAAGCTTTTTTAACGGATAGAAAGACCCGGCGTTGCATCGTTCAGAGTGGTCGTTTTGAATTTGGTACAGAGGAGGTCCTCGGCGAGTGACAGTGTGCAATAAGAACTAAGGTTCTTTGATGAGATGGAGCTTTAACGGCTCCAAGCCGGCAGATCTCGTTCTCTATGCGTTTTTCCTGGCCTAGGGTCGGAGTGAGGGGCCAATCAACCCCTTCATCGGCCAGCCATCTTAAGTGATAGCAAAATAGCCCTACACAGCTTTGGTGATAGTAATGCAACTTTGATGGCCAAAATCGCATTTGACCATACCCAATAAAGGGCGTACATTTATTGGGTATGGTCAATAGAGCTATTAACTTATCGAAATCGCGAAGCTTTTTTCTGTTTGGAGCGCGTGGAACGGGAAAGACCAGTCTATTGCAACAGGAATTTGTCGGGCATCCCGGAGTGCTTTACATAGATCTTTTAAAGCCTTCGAAAGAGGATTTGTACCGGTTATATCCAGAGACCTTAGCTCACCAAATTGAAGCCGAAACCTTTGAGTGGGTCATAGTGGATGAAATTCAGAAGCTTCCCAAACTATTGGACCTTGTTCATCATGCCATTGTTAACAAGCGACAGAAGTTTATTCTCACAGGATCCAGTGCGCGAAAACTAAAAAGGGGCGCTGCCAACTTGTTGGCCGGTCGAGCCAGTGTCTATCATCTTTATCCATTCACTGCTCGCGAGTTAGGCGACGATTTTGATCTTCAAACCGCGCTCGAGTGGGGGTTGTTGCCGGAGGTTTGGAATCTCAAGCAGGCGGGTGATCGAGCTGAAACATTGTATGCTTATGCTCTGACTTATTTAAAAGAAGAAGTGCAGGCCGAGCAGTTTGTTCGAAAGCTAGATCCATTTAGGAAGTTTTTAGAGGTGGCGGCTCAATCCAACGGAAAAATAGTTAATTTCTCAAAAATTGGAAACGATGTCGGAGTTGATACGACGACAGTACAAAACTATTTTTCAATTTTAGAGGACACGCTATTAGGTTTCATCCTACCGAGTTACCACAAATCGGTACGTAAGCGGCAGCGTGAGGCTCCAAAATTTTATTTTTTTGATCCTGGCGTTGTTAGAGCATTGTCTCGAACTTTGGACGTACACCTGGTGCCAAAGACCTATGCCTACGGAGAGTCCTTTGAGCACTTCGTAATACTGGAAATTCGAAAATTGGCAGAGTATGCCCGAAAAAAGTGGGAGTTCTATTACCTTCGCACAAAAGATGATGTGGAGATTGACCTACTGATAGATATTCCGAAGCGACCCACTGTGTGTATTGAGATAAAATCAAGTTCACAAGTCACTCGATCTGACCTGAGAAGTTTTATTGCCATAAGTGCCGACATGAAAAACATCAGGGCCATATGTCTATCTAACGACCCTGTGAAGAAAAAAATAGACCACGTGGAGTGTTTCCACTGGCGAGAAGGCATAGAGCAGCTTGGCCTGTAGCTAGCCAATCTCAATTTTGCCCGCTGGCAGGTGCGATCTTGAAGGCTAGGGCCAATATCCAATGGGCGAAAGGTTTGTACCCCAATTTGTGGGTGATTTGCCTGTAAATTCGAGCTTTTTTAACGGATAGAAAGACCCGGCGTTGCATCCGCCGACCGGTTGGGCGGAGCCCGGTCCCCAGGGCTTGAAACACTACAAATCAGACAGTCATTTATCATTTACAGAGTGGATTTGGTCAATTGACAACGTGCAACATGAATGATAGTTCTGCCACACAAATTGGGTAAGGAGAACGTAAGTGGTTGTGCAAGGATTCCTTTGGGGGCTTTTTTTTCTATATTTGACATATCCCTCTTTGGCGCACGCTCAGGTTGGCTCTGAGGCCCCGCTTCGACTGGTTTCTCAGAACTGCCTATCTCTTTTGAGTAACGATCAATCTCTGCAGTCTTACTATGAAGAACTCGGGCATGTGCTCGATTTATTGCATGAAAACCGCTATCGTGAGTTTCGCAACGAGGCCAAAACCTATGGTCACGTGGATTGGCGGCCACTTATTGAAAGCACCCAGCGACTGATTGAGCGGCAGTGGCTGAGCACTCAAATTGTAATGTTTTATGACTACGTGCTGGGGCGGCCCGTTCTTGAAATCGAGAGGCCTAAGACTTTGCCACGCACACCACTAGCAAAACAGCTCAATTCTTATTTTGAAAAGGGTTATCGAGTGATCTATGACCCCTTGGCCTTAGAATCTCCGGAACAACGGCTA
Proteins encoded:
- a CDS encoding ATP-binding protein — its product is MVNRAINLSKSRSFFLFGARGTGKTSLLQQEFVGHPGVLYIDLLKPSKEDLYRLYPETLAHQIEAETFEWVIVDEIQKLPKLLDLVHHAIVNKRQKFILTGSSARKLKRGAANLLAGRASVYHLYPFTARELGDDFDLQTALEWGLLPEVWNLKQAGDRAETLYAYALTYLKEEVQAEQFVRKLDPFRKFLEVAAQSNGKIVNFSKIGNDVGVDTTTVQNYFSILEDTLLGFILPSYHKSVRKRQREAPKFYFFDPGVVRALSRTLDVHLVPKTYAYGESFEHFVILEIRKLAEYARKKWEFYYLRTKDDVEIDLLIDIPKRPTVCIEIKSSSQVTRSDLRSFIAISADMKNIRAICLSNDPVKKKIDHVECFHWREGIEQLGL
- the trxA gene encoding thioredoxin; its protein translation is MATIELNDGNFRKTLDENSIVLVDFWAPWCGPCRIFGPVFEAVSEKFPDVVFGKVNTEVEQKLAAYFQIRSIPTLIAIRDKMVVDMVSGALPADQLERAVVQLKNMDMDEFLKQVEAEGDKD
- a CDS encoding PilZ domain-containing protein; translated protein: MGTEKSLLESIWCLYHRGAQTVIENLNLTQFQAIVSSIKSSDVPLWYFWRPGMAKWENIANVSTLQKPQAGSVRLQKPAPPPDKAPIISDDAPLDLRRSQRYSACIPLEVNFLGYILNNETVDISMGGCRLKNALPTRPMKEFEIVLKFSAKNALTMPCKSVSADETLTRIYFLPTPQLDVLREYLLFHNYPKVN